A genomic region of Lachnoclostridium edouardi contains the following coding sequences:
- a CDS encoding aldo/keto reductase — protein sequence MKQITLNNGVDMPMAGIGTFLLTPDEAEASVLYALEVGYRLIDTANAYLNEKAVGRAMKQSSVDREDIFLETKLWPTFYEQADAVDKTLERLGTDYIDLLLIHQPAGNYTAGYRLMEKAYKEGKVRAIGLSNFNEEKIKEILDICEIKPAVLQTEIHPYDQEKKLKEFLKQTGMAIQAWYPLGHGDENLLKEPVFMELGQKYRKEPAQIILRWHIQAGNIVIPGSKNPVHIQDNFELFDFTLTQQEMMRIAELDQHKRYYINTPELLKKYAEMVPPVDGQK from the coding sequence ATGAAACAGATTACATTGAACAATGGAGTAGATATGCCAATGGCAGGTATTGGAACCTTTCTTTTGACACCGGATGAAGCGGAAGCATCGGTGCTTTATGCGTTGGAAGTGGGATATCGTCTGATCGATACCGCAAATGCTTATTTAAATGAAAAGGCGGTTGGACGCGCTATGAAGCAATCGAGTGTGGATAGAGAAGATATTTTCTTGGAAACAAAGCTTTGGCCAACTTTTTATGAGCAGGCTGATGCAGTTGACAAAACGCTGGAGCGTTTGGGAACAGACTATATTGATCTGCTTCTCATCCATCAGCCGGCTGGAAACTACACTGCCGGATACCGCCTGATGGAAAAGGCATACAAGGAAGGAAAGGTAAGAGCGATAGGTCTTTCCAACTTCAATGAAGAAAAAATAAAGGAAATCTTGGATATTTGCGAGATAAAGCCGGCGGTTCTGCAGACAGAGATACATCCCTATGATCAGGAAAAGAAACTGAAAGAATTTCTGAAGCAGACAGGGATGGCAATTCAGGCGTGGTATCCCCTCGGACATGGGGATGAAAATCTTCTGAAGGAACCTGTGTTTATGGAATTAGGCCAAAAGTATAGGAAGGAACCTGCGCAGATTATTCTTCGTTGGCATATTCAAGCAGGGAATATTGTGATTCCAGGATCTAAAAATCCAGTTCACATTCAGGACAATTTTGAACTGTTTGACTTTACCTTGACGCAACAGGAAATGATGAGGATCGCAGAATTGGATCAGCATAAGCGGTATTATATCAACACGCCGGAGCTGCTGAAAAAGTACGCAGAAATGGTTCCGCCAGTGGATGGACAGAAATAA
- a CDS encoding flavodoxin family protein, with protein MKILFINGSPEKNGNTAALAASLLKGKEYETLNLTDYQIGSYGQQLPGDQLKEVIRKIKESEILVIGSPLYWHNLCGSVRNMLDRFYGLVEEGELSGRTLYFLFQGAAPEPWMMEAGEYTMKRFAGLYGMKYAGMATNRHEAEKLGKGI; from the coding sequence ATGAAGATTTTATTTATCAATGGAAGCCCTGAGAAAAATGGAAATACGGCAGCACTTGCCGCTTCTCTTTTAAAGGGAAAAGAATATGAAACACTGAATCTGACAGACTACCAGATTGGAAGTTACGGCCAGCAGCTTCCAGGTGATCAGCTGAAAGAAGTAATCAGAAAAATAAAAGAGTCAGAGATTCTGGTCATCGGCTCTCCTCTGTACTGGCACAACCTATGCGGTTCGGTCCGCAATATGCTGGATCGTTTCTATGGCCTGGTAGAGGAAGGGGAACTTTCTGGAAGGACATTGTATTTTTTATTCCAGGGAGCAGCGCCGGAACCCTGGATGATGGAAGCCGGAGAGTATACCATGAAACGATTTGCAGGACTTTATGGAATGAAATATGCAGGAATGGCGACAAATAGGCACGAGGCAGAAAAATTAGGAAAAGGGATATAA
- a CDS encoding flavodoxin → MKKIISGLLCAAFIAGLTGCGSLKQLPIQTESASQIETETDSKDIGEANKKREKILIAYFSVPENVDTAGADAVAGASIVVSDGEKLGNTEYVANLIQETIGGELFRIETEEEYPLDHDPLVDQASEEKSENFRPELTSHVENFEQYETILLGYPNWWGDMPMPVYSFLEEYDFGAKTVIPFITHGGSGASRTVDTISELQPGALIRDNALILSRNDVADSEETVVSWAESLGISAVSLSQEDLEQNASNTASTAVPTPLKNQRIYLWDDGNMPSATQYTENTGYYADDPDFRPYMTFYPVPEGIQIKGAVLVNSGGAFAYRSNQNEGGPTAEELSRLGYQSFLVDYRVQPYTQEEGALDLSRAVRFVRAHASEYGINEKDIAVMGFSAGGILAGEELLNFDGMVQGQELDADYVPDELDKVSADAAAAGMIYSFYGRLSVATDDVEKLAASKLPPTFFCYGTRDPFVSEFEKNIQALSEANVETEVLVLDGMPHGYGNTGGWIDDYDRWLTDIFAHN, encoded by the coding sequence ATGAAAAAAATCATATCAGGTCTGTTATGTGCAGCTTTTATTGCAGGGCTTACTGGCTGTGGGAGTTTGAAGCAGCTTCCAATCCAGACAGAGAGTGCTTCCCAAATAGAAACAGAAACAGATTCAAAAGACATAGGGGAAGCTAATAAAAAAAGAGAAAAGATTTTAATCGCATATTTTTCGGTTCCAGAGAATGTGGATACAGCTGGAGCAGACGCAGTGGCAGGGGCCAGCATTGTGGTAAGTGACGGAGAAAAGCTTGGAAATACGGAATATGTGGCAAATTTAATTCAGGAGACAATTGGCGGAGAACTGTTCCGGATTGAAACGGAGGAAGAGTATCCGTTGGATCATGATCCGCTGGTGGATCAGGCATCAGAGGAAAAAAGTGAAAACTTCAGGCCGGAATTGACTTCTCATGTGGAAAATTTTGAACAATACGAAACGATTCTGCTGGGATATCCCAACTGGTGGGGAGACATGCCTATGCCTGTTTATTCTTTTTTGGAAGAATATGATTTTGGAGCAAAAACAGTGATTCCATTTATTACCCATGGGGGAAGCGGCGCTTCACGGACAGTTGATACAATTTCAGAATTACAGCCAGGAGCATTGATTCGTGATAATGCACTGATTCTGTCAAGAAATGATGTGGCAGATAGTGAAGAAACCGTAGTTTCATGGGCTGAGTCACTGGGAATATCGGCGGTTTCACTTTCACAGGAAGATTTAGAACAGAATGCGTCTAATACAGCCTCGACGGCGGTTCCCACACCATTGAAAAACCAGAGAATCTATTTATGGGATGATGGGAATATGCCCTCTGCGACACAATATACAGAAAATACGGGTTATTATGCGGATGATCCGGACTTTCGGCCTTATATGACATTTTATCCAGTTCCAGAGGGAATCCAGATTAAAGGCGCAGTTCTGGTAAATTCAGGTGGGGCATTTGCATATCGCAGTAACCAGAATGAGGGAGGCCCCACGGCAGAGGAACTAAGCAGGCTGGGCTATCAAAGCTTTCTGGTAGATTACAGAGTGCAGCCTTATACGCAGGAAGAAGGAGCTCTCGATCTGTCTCGTGCCGTCCGCTTTGTCAGGGCTCATGCTTCCGAGTATGGAATCAATGAAAAAGATATTGCAGTTATGGGGTTTTCTGCAGGAGGAATTCTTGCAGGAGAGGAACTTCTGAATTTTGATGGAATGGTTCAGGGACAGGAACTGGATGCAGATTATGTACCGGATGAACTGGATAAAGTATCTGCAGATGCGGCAGCTGCCGGAATGATCTATTCCTTCTATGGACGGTTGAGCGTTGCAACAGATGATGTAGAGAAGCTGGCAGCTTCTAAGCTTCCGCCAACTTTTTTCTGCTATGGCACAAGAGATCCATTTGTATCAGAGTTTGAAAAAAATATTCAGGCTTTGTCTGAGGCCAATGTAGAAACGGAAGTTCTTGTATTAGATGGAATGCCCCATGGCTATGGAAATACAGGTGGCTGGATTGATGATTATGACCGATGGCTGACAGATATTTTTGCTCATAATTAA
- a CDS encoding alpha/beta hydrolase, producing MKETIKEQDSRKGIETEIFTEDTRVREVMEDPVFEDFGRLIFPVDRPVDDDLTLKELGNILVWYSHVNPQRTVLIINEMKTRVQNGEQIFYDIYTEEEKAEDPSKEDTGLFFFRGKPGEKFAVTNAGGGFMYVAAMHDSFPHMQELAEKGYNAFALIYRPGAQTACEDLARAIAFIQEHAEELQVDTEGYSLWGGSAGARMAAWLGTYGTAAFGEKEYPAPGAVIMQYTGLSEVVGNEPPTYACVGTNDGIASYRTMERRIEAIENQGTAAEIEIFNGLGHGFGLGEGTIAEGWLDRAVEFWEEQTNSEQ from the coding sequence ATGAAAGAAACTATAAAGGAACAGGATTCGAGAAAGGGTATAGAAACAGAAATATTCACAGAGGATACCAGAGTCAGAGAAGTCATGGAAGATCCTGTATTTGAAGATTTTGGCAGACTTATATTTCCGGTAGATCGACCAGTGGATGATGATCTGACCTTAAAGGAGCTTGGTAATATTCTGGTCTGGTACAGTCATGTGAATCCACAAAGAACCGTATTAATTATCAATGAAATGAAAACAAGGGTTCAGAATGGAGAACAGATTTTTTACGATATTTATACAGAAGAAGAGAAAGCAGAAGATCCCTCCAAAGAAGATACCGGACTGTTTTTCTTCAGAGGGAAACCAGGAGAAAAGTTCGCAGTTACCAATGCAGGTGGTGGTTTTATGTATGTGGCAGCGATGCATGACAGCTTTCCCCATATGCAGGAACTGGCAGAAAAAGGCTATAATGCATTTGCACTGATTTACCGTCCTGGTGCACAGACTGCCTGTGAGGACCTGGCAAGAGCCATTGCATTTATTCAAGAACATGCGGAAGAATTACAGGTAGATACAGAAGGGTATTCGCTCTGGGGAGGCTCGGCAGGAGCACGAATGGCAGCATGGCTGGGAACTTACGGAACTGCTGCATTTGGAGAAAAGGAATATCCAGCGCCTGGAGCAGTCATTATGCAGTATACAGGACTTTCTGAAGTAGTGGGAAATGAACCGCCAACCTATGCCTGTGTGGGAACCAACGATGGAATTGCTTCTTACCGAACTATGGAACGCCGGATAGAGGCAATTGAGAACCAGGGTACAGCAGCAGAAATAGAGATATTTAATGGTCTGGGACACGGATTTGGACTTGGCGAAGGTACAATTGCAGAAGGCTGGCTGGATCGGGCGGTTGAATTTTGGGAAGAACAGACAAACTCTGAACAATAA
- a CDS encoding carboxymuconolactone decarboxylase family protein has translation MAKKQTAGRDRLGKLAPQFAELNDDVLFGQVWSRESRLSLRDRSMITIAALLSAGLYPQLKSHLNLGKEHGITREEVVEMVTQLAFYCGWPKAWSTFPLIQEVYGDETGAVPALPFPVGEPNSGFAQYFTGQSYLAPMTEEQIPTFNVTFEPGCRNNWHIHHASSGGGQLLICVSGEGWYQEWGQEARKLHSGDVVNIPANIKHWHGAAKDSWFQHIAQEIPGSDTKTEWCEPVTDEQYSQLN, from the coding sequence ATGGCAAAAAAACAGACAGCAGGAAGGGACAGGCTGGGAAAACTGGCTCCTCAATTTGCAGAACTAAACGATGATGTATTATTCGGCCAGGTATGGTCAAGAGAATCCAGGCTTTCCTTAAGAGATCGAAGCATGATTACCATTGCGGCACTACTTTCGGCGGGTTTGTATCCACAGCTGAAGTCGCATCTGAATCTTGGAAAAGAGCATGGGATTACCAGGGAAGAAGTGGTGGAGATGGTTACCCAGCTGGCATTTTATTGTGGCTGGCCGAAGGCATGGAGTACATTTCCATTGATTCAGGAGGTTTATGGGGATGAGACAGGTGCAGTTCCGGCATTGCCGTTTCCTGTGGGAGAGCCAAATTCCGGATTTGCACAGTATTTTACAGGACAGAGCTATCTGGCTCCAATGACGGAGGAACAGATTCCAACATTTAATGTGACTTTTGAGCCGGGATGTCGGAATAACTGGCATATCCATCACGCATCTTCCGGAGGCGGACAGCTTTTAATCTGTGTCAGCGGGGAAGGATGGTATCAGGAATGGGGACAGGAGGCAAGAAAACTCCATTCTGGAGATGTGGTGAATATTCCGGCAAATATAAAGCATTGGCATGGTGCTGCAAAAGATTCCTGGTTTCAGCACATTGCACAGGAAATACCAGGCAGCGATACGAAAACAGAGTGGTGCGAGCCAGTGACAGATGAACAGTACAGCCAGTTGAATTAA